A genomic stretch from Edaphobacter aggregans includes:
- the lpxD gene encoding UDP-3-O-(3-hydroxymyristoyl)glucosamine N-acyltransferase codes for MKLADLAKHLGATLHGDPTALITGVAGIDTAAPGHLTFVANPKYASLARTTKATAVLVEPTFAEITAATLRIENPYLAFARAIELFYQPPTYAPGIHPTAVVAPTARIGSNAHIGAYVVVGDRVVLGDNATLLPHVVIYPHVHAGDNLFAHAHAVVREHCHLGDNVVLQNGAIIGADGFGFARQSNGAWHKILQSGPAILEDAVEVQANACIDRASIGETRIHAGAKIDNLVQVGHGSTVGKDTLLCAQVGLAGSTTIGKSVILAGQVGVAGHCTVGDGAIATAQSGIPSDVEPGKVVSGYPAIDNRQWLRSVALVNRLPELLRSLKSSAK; via the coding sequence ATGAAGCTCGCCGACCTAGCCAAGCATCTCGGAGCCACCCTTCACGGCGATCCCACCGCCCTAATTACTGGAGTCGCCGGCATCGACACAGCCGCCCCGGGCCACCTCACCTTCGTCGCCAACCCCAAATACGCCTCCCTCGCCCGCACTACTAAAGCGACCGCCGTCCTCGTCGAACCCACATTCGCCGAGATCACCGCCGCCACCCTACGCATCGAAAACCCCTACCTCGCCTTCGCCCGCGCCATCGAGCTCTTCTACCAGCCCCCAACCTACGCCCCCGGCATCCACCCCACCGCCGTCGTCGCCCCCACCGCGCGCATCGGGTCCAACGCCCACATCGGAGCCTATGTCGTTGTAGGCGACCGCGTCGTCCTAGGCGACAACGCCACCCTCCTGCCTCACGTCGTCATCTACCCCCACGTCCACGCCGGAGATAACCTCTTCGCTCATGCCCACGCCGTAGTCCGCGAACACTGCCATCTCGGCGACAACGTCGTCCTCCAGAACGGAGCCATCATCGGAGCCGACGGCTTCGGCTTCGCCCGCCAATCCAACGGCGCTTGGCACAAGATCCTCCAATCCGGTCCAGCCATCCTCGAAGACGCCGTCGAAGTCCAGGCCAACGCCTGCATCGACCGCGCCTCCATCGGCGAGACCCGCATCCATGCCGGAGCCAAAATCGACAATCTCGTCCAGGTAGGCCACGGATCCACCGTCGGCAAAGACACCCTTCTCTGCGCTCAGGTCGGTCTCGCCGGCTCCACAACCATCGGCAAATCAGTCATCCTTGCCGGACAGGTCGGCGTAGCTGGTCACTGCACTGTAGGCGACGGAGCCATCGCCACAGCCCAGAGCGGCATCCCAAGCGACGTCGAACCAGGCAAGGTCGTCAGCGGGTACCCCGCCATCGACAACCGCCAATGGCTCCGCTCCGTCGCACTGGTAAATCGTTTGCCCGAACTCCTTCGCAGCCTTAAATCCTCAGCAAAATAA
- a CDS encoding hybrid sensor histidine kinase/response regulator has protein sequence MMVEPPDPRSSVSNGAPTVRVLLLDDEPSNLHLRTAILRQHGYECIPASTVEEATELFHNVDIAVLDYHLGSGQFGTEVATRLRRRRPHVPIIILSATLDRYFGGVEDMHLLKGYSSVEDLLSALSSLNAKRRGHPVVVDARDFFYSRISMAIGSDVLVQIFDDHGVWLYCNDAAADYLGQPRDWFPGRSVFDEMPTLMRDWRDVLQTVCLTRETYIDRTRRGLLNIPKPSEHNVTWSVLAFPITLHDNRCGVVLTARILDRSPALYA, from the coding sequence ATGATGGTCGAGCCTCCCGACCCGCGCAGTAGTGTGTCCAATGGTGCCCCGACCGTGCGCGTCCTTCTGCTCGACGACGAACCCTCCAACCTCCACCTCCGCACCGCCATCCTCCGCCAGCACGGCTATGAGTGCATCCCAGCCTCAACCGTCGAAGAAGCCACCGAGCTTTTCCATAACGTTGACATCGCTGTCCTCGACTACCACCTGGGCTCCGGCCAATTCGGCACCGAAGTCGCCACCCGCCTGCGTCGCCGTCGCCCCCACGTCCCCATCATCATTCTCTCCGCCACACTCGACCGTTACTTCGGCGGCGTAGAGGATATGCACCTCCTCAAGGGCTACAGCTCCGTCGAAGACCTCCTCTCCGCCCTCAGCTCCCTCAACGCCAAACGACGCGGCCATCCCGTCGTCGTCGACGCCCGTGACTTCTTCTACTCCCGCATCAGCATGGCCATCGGCTCCGATGTGCTCGTCCAGATCTTCGACGACCACGGTGTCTGGCTCTACTGCAACGACGCCGCCGCCGACTACCTAGGCCAGCCTCGCGACTGGTTCCCTGGCCGCAGCGTCTTCGACGAAATGCCCACCCTTATGCGCGACTGGCGAGACGTCCTCCAGACTGTCTGCCTCACCCGCGAGACCTACATCGACCGCACCCGCCGCGGCCTCCTCAACATCCCGAAGCCCTCCGAGCACAACGTGACCTGGAGCGTCCTTGCCTTCCCCATCACCCTCCACGACAACCGCTGCGGAGTAGTCCTAACCGCCCGCATCCTGGACCGCTCTCCCGCCCTCTACGCCTAG